Within the Scleropages formosus chromosome 8, fSclFor1.1, whole genome shotgun sequence genome, the region CATTCCATCCACTCATTAGCTGTGTTTATTAAATCTGTTAGATGCTCATTAGTAATCTGATTAATGACACTATAATGGATTTCTGTTTGTGCACATTTGTGACAAAGCAAACCCTTTTAAAACATAACTGGTTTTGAGGCAAGCACAGGGCAGGACTAAGACCAATAGATGGCTGGATTTGAgccaaaaaaaggcaatttaTTTATCAACCAAAGCGTTCAAAAGTGGGCGCTTCTGGTAATAAGACAACAACGACAGCACGACCAGACCTCATCTCCTCCAAGCGGTGCTCTGGGCCGGTTCCTCCCCACACGGTGCTCCCTAgtcttcaggccagctgccttttaTAGCCTGTGGAATTGGTCCTTGAAAGTGAGCAGCTGGCCGTCACAATTCAGTAAGAGCGGGGGCTGATCCCTGGGAACTGTCCATCCTGTTGCCCCCGCCCAGTGGCTGAAGTCTGGTTCTTGTGGGATTCAGCACTCATGGAAACGGGTGATATGAGCgaatctcttttcttttctccccagaaTCACAAGCACAACAGGGTGGTAAGTCTCTGGCTATTCATTGTCTCTTTGTGAACGTTTATTCtcttcttgtgtgtgtgatgctctcTGTGTTGTCTGTCTCACCTGCTCACATGTCATCCCCCTTTCAGTGTGTGGTCAAGCCCCCCTGAACACCAGGATCGTTGGAGGGCAGAATGCTGCCCCGGGCAGTTGGCCCTGGCAAGTCAGTATGCGCTACCAGGGAAGTCACGTGTGCGGAGGGTCCCTCATCAACAACCGGTGGGTCCTGTCCGCTGCCCACTGCTTCGCACTCATCAGGTATGAATTACAGGATGCGACAATGAAGAGGTGGAGCAGTGTTACGTGTGTCACGTACCATGTTTTGCGGTATGATGTGTTTCACCCCTGATATCATCTTAAACTGCACTCTGTCACGTCTTCTGCTGTAGCACAAATCCAAGCAGGTGGACTATGGTTCTGGGCCTGCAGACCCAGCAGGGAACCAACCCAAACTCTGTGTCCGTATCAGTCAGCAGCATCACCGTGAACCCAAATTACAATGGAAACACCAACGACAACGATCTCTCTCTGGTCCAGCTCTCCTCCACTGTCAGCTTCAGTGACTACATCCAGCCCATCTGCCTGGCAGCCGCTGGCAGCACCTTATACAACGGCACCGAGACCTGGGTCACCGGCTGGGGTAACATCCAGTCAGGAGGTGAGTGCGTTCGTCCTGAGGACCAGCAGGTGGAAACGTGATTAGGGAACAGGAGCTACAAGTGACTGGTTGGAGGTTCAGGTCCTGCACTGGCTGTCCAAGCACCACTGAGACATCACACACTTCTGAGACTCTGACATCTGTACTCTTGATAGTCCTCAGTGCAACTGTGTCACCACAAAGGTGGTAAATAAATTCAACTCCTCAAAGCGCCAGCAGTCCCAGCTGAGCTGCCTCCTTTACTTGTGATGCATTTCTGAGCTCCTGTTATGGTGGGGTGTTAATTGTTTCACTTGCTGTTTAGAAACCTGACAAACACGAATAGCACTACGAAAGGGACACGTGCAACACACAGTCACACCGAGGGAGGGAAAGTACAAGGTGGGAGAAAGATATAAGCATCTCAGTTATTTTTAACAGCACTTTGTCACATTGTGACTTGTCTCTGGACAAGGCTGTGGTCCTCGACGTGGGGAAGTCGAGGACTTCATAAAAGGAGGCTGGCATAATGGCACCTCCAGCCGCTCcagggaaaagcgtctgcttcGCTACCGACTACTGTAAATGATGGTGTGATCGCTGGTGTGTCCATTGTCCACGAGCGGGTTCTGCCACCGTGACCAAGGACAACTTAGTTTGGGCCTTCCTCAAGGGCACGACTCCTCTTTTTGCATCTCTTTCACCTGTAGTTGTCTCGCTGACTTCCGCATTGATTCCCTGTGATTCGCTTCTCGGCCCGATACTTTTCTCCGAAAGGACATTCCATGGGGGGccttacagacacacaaagacccAGCACAGAGAAAAGCCCatcatactgtactgtaatgtgctgcgctctgggttcagatgtggcaaagaaggacgcacggaCAGCGTTCATTACAAActtttattggaacaccggcagATTGCGAGAGGTATcaacacaaacacggggagataATGCTCGTGTTGGAGAAGCTCTTTTCCTCAAGGATCTGCACCTCCAGCCTGCCTGCTTAACTCTCCTCTGaattttccctctctttcctgGCCAACACACTCAGCCCATTATAGTCCCTGTGagtccccacagcggttgaacacttaattccattttacccataatccaactattCACAATAAAGCCATTTTCCCACTAAAACATGACACTCTTCAGTAACACGGTTCGTTGCAGTAGCCTGTATATGttcttgtggtgtgtgtgttgtgggcaAGACAACTAATGAGCATCACAAAAGCAGAGGAAATTCACACCTCTATGAGACTCTGATTTTTAAGATACAActtagattttaaaataaataaattaataatagggggttgcggtggcgcagtgggttggaccgggtcctgctctcccgtgggtctggggttcgagtcccgcttggggtgccttgcgacggactggcatcccgtcctgggtgtgtccccctccggccttacgccctgtattgctgggtaggctccggctccccatgaccccgtatgggacgtgtgtgtgtgtgtgtgtaaatgaataataatgatcagTTTAAACCTTTACTTCTGTTTTCCCTCAGTGTCCCTCCCTTCACCCGGGACTCTACAGGAAGTGCAGGTTCCTGTGGTGGGAAACAGGCAGTGTAACTGTCTCTATGGACCGGGGTCCATCACGGACAACATGCTGTGTGCTGGGCTGCTGGCGGGGGGCAAGGACTCCTGTCAGGTACCGCAGCTCCCACAGCCTCCTGAGTCAACGTCTGTCTCAGAGAGCACTCCAAATATCCACAGCGAGTCAAGTGTGACCGTTCCCACTCACGCCAGAAATGTGTTTCCACCTGTGCAGGGGGACTCAGGAGGTCCACTGGTGGTCAAACAGGGTTCCGTCTGGGTCCAGGCCGGGATCGTGAGCTTTGGTCAAGGATGTGCTCAACCCAAATACCCAGGAGTCTACACCAGGGTGTCCCAGTATCAGTCCTGGATCAGCTCAGTCATCACCTCCAACCTCCCAGGATTCGTCACGTACTCCTCCAGTGGGACAAATGGTGACAACAGTGTCAGCTGCCCTGGACTGCCACCATTGACCACCACCGTCCGTGAGTGTCTGAGCTGCACcatctttgttttctgtaaagaTGATAAAATTCCACCACATTTTGCTGTTTACCTCTTAGGGTTTGTCTGTTCTGGTTTCTAATGAGAGCTACAGAACAAactgcagtgcattctgggtgtTGAATTGATTTTCCTTCTTTTGCCCCAGCCCCTTCACCGTATGTGTGTGGCCAGGCCCCCCTGAAcaacggcagcagcagcagtgacctGGCAGCTGAAGGGGCGTGGCCATGGCAGGTGAGCCTGCAGAGAGGCGGGGTCCACGTCTGCGGGGGCTCCCTCATCTCGCGGAGTGTCGTCATGAGCGCGGCCGACTGCTTCAACAGGTGAGCACCTACAGGACACCCCAACCCCCGTTtcctgaaccccccccccaagaagtGCCCcgctgtgagtgtgtgtgtgtgtcggtcaGTGGATCTTCCTCATCTTCAGCTCTCAGATCAACAGCAGCGAGTGGACGGCGGTTCTGGGCCGGCTGAAGCAGAACGGCTCCAACCCGTTCCAGGTGTCGCTGGGCGTGTCGGGCGTCACCCTGAGCAACCTGACAGGATCCAACATCGCCCTGCTGCGTCTCGCCACGGCCGTGACCCTGACGAATTACGTGCGGCCGGTGTGCGTGGACTTGAATAAACCCGCCGTCAGCTCAGGATCGCAGTGCTGGGTGACTGGATGGGGCAGCGGCCAGGGTggaggtcagtgtgtgtgtgtgtgtgtgtgtgtgtgtgtgtgtgtgtgtgtgtcagacattACACGTTAACAATATGGAAACGTGTCACACTACTAAAGacacattgattgattgattgattgattgattgattgacttcATCATGTCATTTACAACGTACACACTGTACGTACCCATGTTTCGGGTTCAAGCTGGACTGAACAAAACCTCTTCCCCCTGGAACCCCCCGCAGCAGGGCAGGTTCTTCAGCAGCTCCAGACGACCGTGGTGTCCTGCGGAAACATCTCGTCCGCGGACTACATCTGCACCTCAGCTGTGGACCTCCGGCAGGTAGGTTCACCAGCGGCAGGATTGGCACTCTGTTCGCTCCTGTGTTTGTTTCGGGTTTCGGTGTCTTTCCTGCTGCCCCAGTGGAGCTTCTCAACCTGCTCCTCGCTCTCCCCACTCAACACAGGGCTTCGCAGGAGGCCCCTTGGTTTGCCAGCAGGCCGGTTCCTGGCTCCAGGTTGCAGTGGTAATGATGGAGAACATCAACACCACTGTTCTCAGTGactccaccaccagcagcagcaactcCAGCAGCACCGTCAACAGCACAGTCACCAACAGCACCAACGTCACATATAACAGCAGCACCATCAGCAACTCAACTTCCAACAGCACAGGCACCACATCCACCAACAGAATTGGCGTCAAAGCCAGCTCCTCCCCCGTACAGGTCTTCTCTACAACGTCCCGCTTCTCCAGCTTCGTCATACAGAACGTGGTTGATCTCCCTCCAAGCACTTTCACCTCAGGGGTGATCTCCTCCACTGTGTCCGGAACCATTAATGGAGCAAACGGGTCTCCCTCTCTACCCCTTGTCCTTTCTCTTTTCCCCCCACTGCTGTCCCTCATCCTCCTGACCCCCTGGGGGCACTGACACCTCCTTAGCTTTCATCTTCTGAACAAACCAGTGCTTCTTATCTGAGTTTTAGATACAGTCTGCATTTTCAAATGAGGAACAAAGAATTTAATTACATCACAGTTCAAGGACTGTGTCACAAAGCCTTCACTGATGATGTCAAAGTGTCCAATAGCTGCGCAAAGCTCAAGTTCAGCGTAGCCGTTAAAAACGGTGGACTGCAACATGATTCACTTCCATCCCTCTGCCATAgtgccttgagcaaagtactttccctgaattgctgcagtaaaacacgTGTAAACAGCCAAACGGCACCAATGATGCCAGACGTAGAAAAGAGCTGCGTGACGCATTTATCTGAACTCGGTGGAAATCACCAGCCCAAAGGTTACGCTCTGACTGCACCTCACCGGTGTCCTGACCGTGACGCTGGGGACAGAGGTGTCATTTCCTTGTCATCCTTCTGAGAGGTGACATGTCGACTCCTTGGACCCAGAGTCTACATCTACATGATTTTGCATTAACCAGTATTTGTAATCTTCACCGCCACTTCTCCACTGCATCAACACGCCGAGTCTCGCTGATGGCCAGTACCTTT harbors:
- the LOC108930309 gene encoding polyserase-2-like isoform X1, giving the protein MTLWTCVLLVVLLLAAGESQAQQGVCGQAPLNTRIVGGQNAAPGSWPWQVSMRYQGSHVCGGSLINNRWVLSAAHCFALISTNPSRWTMVLGLQTQQGTNPNSVSVSVSSITVNPNYNGNTNDNDLSLVQLSSTVSFSDYIQPICLAAAGSTLYNGTETWVTGWGNIQSGVSLPSPGTLQEVQVPVVGNRQCNCLYGPGSITDNMLCAGLLAGGKDSCQGDSGGPLVVKQGSVWVQAGIVSFGQGCAQPKYPGVYTRVSQYQSWISSVITSNLPGFVTYSSSGTNGDNSVSCPGLPPLTTTVPPSPYVCGQAPLNNGSSSSDLAAEGAWPWQVSLQRGGVHVCGGSLISRSVVMSAADCFNSSQINSSEWTAVLGRLKQNGSNPFQVSLGVSGVTLSNLTGSNIALLRLATAVTLTNYVRPVCVDLNKPAVSSGSQCWVTGWGSGQGGAGQVLQQLQTTVVSCGNISSADYICTSAVDLRQGFAGGPLVCQQAGSWLQVAVVMMENINTTVLSDSTTSSSNSSSTVNSTVTNSTNVTYNSSTISNSTSNSTGTTSTNRIGVKASSSPVQVFSTTSRFSSFVIQNVVDLPPSTFTSGVISSTVSGTINGANGSPSLPLVLSLFPPLLSLILLTPWGH
- the LOC108930309 gene encoding polyserase-2-like isoform X2 produces the protein MTLWTCVLLVVLLLAAGESQAQQGVCGQAPLNTRIVGGQNAAPGSWPWQVSMRYQGSHVCGGSLINNRWVLSAAHCFALISTNPSRWTMVLGLQTQQGTNPNSVSVSVSSITVNPNYNGNTNDNDLSLVQLSSTVSFSDYIQPICLAAAGSTLYNGTETWVTGWGNIQSGVSLPSPGTLQEVQVPVVGNRQCNCLYGPGSITDNMLCAGLLAGGKDSCQGDSGGPLVVKQGSVWVQAGIVSFGQGCAQPKYPGVYTRVSQYQSWISSVITSNLPGFVTYSSSGTNGDNSVSCPGLPPLTTTVPPSPYVCGQAPLNNGSSSSDLAAEGAWPWQVSLQRGGVHVCGGSLISRSVVMSAADCFNSSQINSSEWTAVLGRLKQNGSNPFQVSLGVSGVTLSNLTGSNIALLRLATAVTLTNYVRPVCVDLNKPAVSSGSQCWVTGWGSGQGGGQVLQQLQTTVVSCGNISSADYICTSAVDLRQGFAGGPLVCQQAGSWLQVAVVMMENINTTVLSDSTTSSSNSSSTVNSTVTNSTNVTYNSSTISNSTSNSTGTTSTNRIGVKASSSPVQVFSTTSRFSSFVIQNVVDLPPSTFTSGVISSTVSGTINGANGSPSLPLVLSLFPPLLSLILLTPWGH